In Rattus norvegicus strain BN/NHsdMcwi chromosome 1, GRCr8, whole genome shotgun sequence, a genomic segment contains:
- the Or5p53 gene encoding olfactory receptor Olr241: protein MEAENHTTVAELVILGLTEDPKLCIVFFVIFLGVYIVTLVGNISIITLIRISSQLQTPMYLFLSHLAFVDILYSTSVSVIMLMELLGHGLVLPVTACAAQLCITVSFGSAECFLLAAMAYDRYVAICSPLLYSTLMSSRVCFLLLGMSYVGGCTNGWTFTGCLLNLSFCGPNQIDHFFCDFSPLLKLSCSDVSIIGIIPSISSGSIIVVTILVIAVSYIYILITILKMRSTEGRHKAFSTCTSHLTAVTLYYGTITFIYVMPKSNYSTEQNKVLSVFYTVVIPMLNPLIYSLRNRDVKEALRKATVRVYT, encoded by the coding sequence ATGGAGGCTGAAAACCACACCACTGTGGCAGAGCTAGTCATCTTGGGACTAACAGAGGACCCTAAGCtgtgtatagtcttttttgtGATATTTCTAGGAGTATACATTGTCACTTTAGTAGGCAATATCAGCATCATCACATTGATAAGAATTTCCTCCCAGCTGCAAACACCCATGTATCTATTCCTCAGCCATCTGGCTTTTGTAGACATTTTATATTCAACTTCAGTCTCAGTCATAATGCTTATGGAGCTCCTTGGACATGGGCTGGTCCTACCTGTGACAGCCTGTGCAGCTCAGCTCTGTATTACAGTGTCGTTTGGGTCAGCTGAGTGCTTCCTACTGGCTGCCatggcctatgatcgctatgtCGCAATCTGCTCACCTCTCCTCTATTCAACACTCATGTCCTCTAGAGTCTGTTTTCTATTGTTGGGAATGTCCTATGTTGGTGGCTGTACAAATGGTTGGACATTTACTGGTTGTTTGTTAAATCTGTCCTTCTGTGGACCAAATCAGATAGATCACTTTTTCTGTGACTTCTCTCCTTTGCTGAAACTTTCCTGCTCAGATGTCTCCATTATTGGAATCATCCCCTCTATCTCTTCTGGCTCCATTATTGTGGTGACCATTCTTGTCATAGCTGTTTCCTACATCTACATTCTTATCACCATCCTGAAGATGCGGTCCACTGAGGGCCGCCACAAGGCCTTCTCCACCTgcacctcccacctcactgcagtCACTCTCTACTATGGGACCATTACCTTCATTTATGTGATGCCCAAGTCTAATTACTCTACTGAACAGAACAAGGTGCTCTCTGTATTCTACACAGTGGTCATTCCTATGCTGAATCCCCTCATCTATAGCCTGAGAAACAGAGATGTAAAGGAGGCCCTGAGGAAAGCAACTGTCAGAGTTTATACATAG